One window from the genome of Haliaeetus albicilla chromosome 26, bHalAlb1.1, whole genome shotgun sequence encodes:
- the FKBP5 gene encoding peptidyl-prolyl cis-trans isomerase FKBP5 isoform X3, whose translation MKVWGLCKETMTTDEATKSEGEVQAAALAERGEDITPARDRGVLKIIKRPGSEDESPMIGDKVYVHYKGKLANGKKFDSSRDRNEPFVFSLGKGQVIKAWDIGVATMKKGEICYLLCKPEYAYGSAGSAPKIPSNATLFFEVELLDFKGEDLFEDGGIIRRIKKKGEGYSNPNEGATVEIHLEGFCGGTRFDCKDVKFVVGEGEDHDIPIGIDKALEKMQRGEHCILYLGPRYGFGEAGKPKYGIQANAELVYEVTLKSFEKAKESWEMDTKEKLEQAAIVKEKGTMYFKEGKYLQAVIQYGKIVSWLEMEYGLSEKESKASDSFLLAAFLNLAMCYLKLREYAKAVECCDKALGLDQDNEKGLYRRGEARLLMNEFELAKCDFQKVLEVNPQNKAAKSQISVCQKKTKEHNERDRRIYANMFTKFAERDAKEAASKTGVEKAVEKAACEKGPKTPGAEDEEAEGHV comes from the exons ATGAAG GTCTGGGGCTTATGCAAGGAGACCATGACCACTGATGAGGCCACCAAGAGCGAAGGGGAGGTGCAGGCGGCGGCTCTCGCCGAGCGCGGGGAGGACATCACGCCGGCTCGAGACCGAGGGGTCCTGAAG aTCATTAAACGACCTGGGAGTGAAGATGAGTCCCCCATGATCGGGGACAAGGTTTATGTCCACTACAAAGGCAAACTGGCCAACGGGAAAAAATTTGACTCCAGCCGCGATCGGAACGAGCCCTTTGTCTTCAGCCTGGGCAAGG GTCAGGTAATCAAGGCATGGGACATCGGGGTGGCTACCATGAAGAAGGGAGAGATCTGCTACTTGCTCTGCAAACCCGAGTATGCATATGGCTCTGCTGGCAGTGCCCCCAAAATCCCCTCCAATGCCACCCTCTTTTTTGAG gtcGAGCTGCTTGACTTCAAAGGTGAGGACTTGTTTGAGGATGGAGGGATAATCCGGAGGATTAAGAAGAAGGGAGAAGGTTACTCCAATCCTAACGAAGGTGCTACAGTGGAAA TTCACCTCGAGGGATTCTGTGGTGGCACCAGGTTCGACTGCAAAGACGTGAAGTTTGTCGTGGGCGAAGGGGAGGACCATGACATCCCCATCGGCATTGACAAAGCCCTTGAGAAGATGCAGAGGGGAGAGCACTGCATCCTCTACCTTGGGCCACG GTACGGCTTTGGTGAGGCAGGGAAGCCGAAATATGGCATCCAGGCGAATGCGGAGCTGGTGTACGAGGTTACGctgaaaagctttgaaaag GCCAAGGAGTCATGGGAGATGGACACCAAAGAgaagctggagcaggctgccatCGTCAAGGAGAAAGGCACGATGTACTTCAAG GAAGGCAAATACCTGCAGGCAGTGATTCAGTATGGGAAGATTGTGTCCTGGCTGGAAATGGAGTATGGCTTGTCTGAAAAAGAGTCAAAAGCCTCTGACTCTTTCCTCCTGGCTGCCTTCCTCAACCTGGCCATGTGCTACCTGAAGCTGCGAGAGTACGCCAAAGCTGTTGAGTGCTGCGATAAG GCACTAGGACTGGACCAGGACAACGAGAAGGGCTTGTACCGGAGGGGTGAAGCCAGGTTATTGATGAATGAGTTTGAGCTGGCAAAATGTGACTTTCAAAAAGTGCTGGAAGTGAATCCCcagaacaaagcagcaaaatccCAGATCTCTGTctgccagaagaaaacaaaggagcaCAACGAGCGGGACCGGAGGATCTACGCCAACATGTTCACAAAGTTTGCGGAGAGGGACGCAAAG GAAGCAGCTAGCAAAACTGGGGTCGaaaaagcagtggagaaagCAGCTTGTGAAAAGGGACCGAAAACTCCCGGTGCTGAAGATGAAGAGGCTGAAGGACATGTAtga
- the FKBP5 gene encoding peptidyl-prolyl cis-trans isomerase FKBP5 isoform X1, which yields MKVWGLCKETMTTDEATKSEGEVQAAALAERGEDITPARDRGVLKIIKRPGSEDESPMIGDKVYVHYKGKLANGKKFDSSRDRNEPFVFSLGKGQVIKAWDIGVATMKKGEICYLLCKPEYAYGSAGSAPKIPSNATLFFEVELLDFKGEDLFEDGGIIRRIKKKGEGYSNPNEGATVEIHLEGFCGGTRFDCKDVKFVVGEGEDHDIPIGIDKALEKMQRGEHCILYLGPRYGFGEAGKPKYGIQANAELVYEVTLKSFEKAKESWEMDTKEKLEQAAIVKEKGTMYFKEGKYLQAVIQYGKIVSWLEMEYGLSEKESKASDSFLLAAFLNLAMCYLKLREYAKAVECCDKALGLDQDNEKGLYRRGEARLLMNEFELAKCDFQKVLEVNPQNKAAKSQISVCQKKTKEHNERDRRIYANMFTKFAERDAKVRVAWFWPSSRLHLKDAWQEAASKTGVEKAVEKAACEKGPKTPGAEDEEAEGHV from the exons ATGAAG GTCTGGGGCTTATGCAAGGAGACCATGACCACTGATGAGGCCACCAAGAGCGAAGGGGAGGTGCAGGCGGCGGCTCTCGCCGAGCGCGGGGAGGACATCACGCCGGCTCGAGACCGAGGGGTCCTGAAG aTCATTAAACGACCTGGGAGTGAAGATGAGTCCCCCATGATCGGGGACAAGGTTTATGTCCACTACAAAGGCAAACTGGCCAACGGGAAAAAATTTGACTCCAGCCGCGATCGGAACGAGCCCTTTGTCTTCAGCCTGGGCAAGG GTCAGGTAATCAAGGCATGGGACATCGGGGTGGCTACCATGAAGAAGGGAGAGATCTGCTACTTGCTCTGCAAACCCGAGTATGCATATGGCTCTGCTGGCAGTGCCCCCAAAATCCCCTCCAATGCCACCCTCTTTTTTGAG gtcGAGCTGCTTGACTTCAAAGGTGAGGACTTGTTTGAGGATGGAGGGATAATCCGGAGGATTAAGAAGAAGGGAGAAGGTTACTCCAATCCTAACGAAGGTGCTACAGTGGAAA TTCACCTCGAGGGATTCTGTGGTGGCACCAGGTTCGACTGCAAAGACGTGAAGTTTGTCGTGGGCGAAGGGGAGGACCATGACATCCCCATCGGCATTGACAAAGCCCTTGAGAAGATGCAGAGGGGAGAGCACTGCATCCTCTACCTTGGGCCACG GTACGGCTTTGGTGAGGCAGGGAAGCCGAAATATGGCATCCAGGCGAATGCGGAGCTGGTGTACGAGGTTACGctgaaaagctttgaaaag GCCAAGGAGTCATGGGAGATGGACACCAAAGAgaagctggagcaggctgccatCGTCAAGGAGAAAGGCACGATGTACTTCAAG GAAGGCAAATACCTGCAGGCAGTGATTCAGTATGGGAAGATTGTGTCCTGGCTGGAAATGGAGTATGGCTTGTCTGAAAAAGAGTCAAAAGCCTCTGACTCTTTCCTCCTGGCTGCCTTCCTCAACCTGGCCATGTGCTACCTGAAGCTGCGAGAGTACGCCAAAGCTGTTGAGTGCTGCGATAAG GCACTAGGACTGGACCAGGACAACGAGAAGGGCTTGTACCGGAGGGGTGAAGCCAGGTTATTGATGAATGAGTTTGAGCTGGCAAAATGTGACTTTCAAAAAGTGCTGGAAGTGAATCCCcagaacaaagcagcaaaatccCAGATCTCTGTctgccagaagaaaacaaaggagcaCAACGAGCGGGACCGGAGGATCTACGCCAACATGTTCACAAAGTTTGCGGAGAGGGACGCAAAGGTGCGTGTTGCCTGGTTTTGGCCATCTAGCAGGCTGCACTTGAAGGATGCTTGGCAG GAAGCAGCTAGCAAAACTGGGGTCGaaaaagcagtggagaaagCAGCTTGTGAAAAGGGACCGAAAACTCCCGGTGCTGAAGATGAAGAGGCTGAAGGACATGTAtga
- the FKBP5 gene encoding peptidyl-prolyl cis-trans isomerase FKBP5 isoform X2: protein MTTDEATKSEGEVQAAALAERGEDITPARDRGVLKIIKRPGSEDESPMIGDKVYVHYKGKLANGKKFDSSRDRNEPFVFSLGKGQVIKAWDIGVATMKKGEICYLLCKPEYAYGSAGSAPKIPSNATLFFEVELLDFKGEDLFEDGGIIRRIKKKGEGYSNPNEGATVEIHLEGFCGGTRFDCKDVKFVVGEGEDHDIPIGIDKALEKMQRGEHCILYLGPRYGFGEAGKPKYGIQANAELVYEVTLKSFEKAKESWEMDTKEKLEQAAIVKEKGTMYFKEGKYLQAVIQYGKIVSWLEMEYGLSEKESKASDSFLLAAFLNLAMCYLKLREYAKAVECCDKALGLDQDNEKGLYRRGEARLLMNEFELAKCDFQKVLEVNPQNKAAKSQISVCQKKTKEHNERDRRIYANMFTKFAERDAKVRVAWFWPSSRLHLKDAWQEAASKTGVEKAVEKAACEKGPKTPGAEDEEAEGHV, encoded by the exons ATGACCACTGATGAGGCCACCAAGAGCGAAGGGGAGGTGCAGGCGGCGGCTCTCGCCGAGCGCGGGGAGGACATCACGCCGGCTCGAGACCGAGGGGTCCTGAAG aTCATTAAACGACCTGGGAGTGAAGATGAGTCCCCCATGATCGGGGACAAGGTTTATGTCCACTACAAAGGCAAACTGGCCAACGGGAAAAAATTTGACTCCAGCCGCGATCGGAACGAGCCCTTTGTCTTCAGCCTGGGCAAGG GTCAGGTAATCAAGGCATGGGACATCGGGGTGGCTACCATGAAGAAGGGAGAGATCTGCTACTTGCTCTGCAAACCCGAGTATGCATATGGCTCTGCTGGCAGTGCCCCCAAAATCCCCTCCAATGCCACCCTCTTTTTTGAG gtcGAGCTGCTTGACTTCAAAGGTGAGGACTTGTTTGAGGATGGAGGGATAATCCGGAGGATTAAGAAGAAGGGAGAAGGTTACTCCAATCCTAACGAAGGTGCTACAGTGGAAA TTCACCTCGAGGGATTCTGTGGTGGCACCAGGTTCGACTGCAAAGACGTGAAGTTTGTCGTGGGCGAAGGGGAGGACCATGACATCCCCATCGGCATTGACAAAGCCCTTGAGAAGATGCAGAGGGGAGAGCACTGCATCCTCTACCTTGGGCCACG GTACGGCTTTGGTGAGGCAGGGAAGCCGAAATATGGCATCCAGGCGAATGCGGAGCTGGTGTACGAGGTTACGctgaaaagctttgaaaag GCCAAGGAGTCATGGGAGATGGACACCAAAGAgaagctggagcaggctgccatCGTCAAGGAGAAAGGCACGATGTACTTCAAG GAAGGCAAATACCTGCAGGCAGTGATTCAGTATGGGAAGATTGTGTCCTGGCTGGAAATGGAGTATGGCTTGTCTGAAAAAGAGTCAAAAGCCTCTGACTCTTTCCTCCTGGCTGCCTTCCTCAACCTGGCCATGTGCTACCTGAAGCTGCGAGAGTACGCCAAAGCTGTTGAGTGCTGCGATAAG GCACTAGGACTGGACCAGGACAACGAGAAGGGCTTGTACCGGAGGGGTGAAGCCAGGTTATTGATGAATGAGTTTGAGCTGGCAAAATGTGACTTTCAAAAAGTGCTGGAAGTGAATCCCcagaacaaagcagcaaaatccCAGATCTCTGTctgccagaagaaaacaaaggagcaCAACGAGCGGGACCGGAGGATCTACGCCAACATGTTCACAAAGTTTGCGGAGAGGGACGCAAAGGTGCGTGTTGCCTGGTTTTGGCCATCTAGCAGGCTGCACTTGAAGGATGCTTGGCAG GAAGCAGCTAGCAAAACTGGGGTCGaaaaagcagtggagaaagCAGCTTGTGAAAAGGGACCGAAAACTCCCGGTGCTGAAGATGAAGAGGCTGAAGGACATGTAtga